From Alligator mississippiensis isolate rAllMis1 chromosome 1, rAllMis1, whole genome shotgun sequence:
ggcttccaccacaccaggtCACAAatgtgaatttaccttgcatatgaGTTTAAGAAGGGTCACTGCATAATAACAAaatcgcacatacagaacctgcataaagcaagggaaacctttATTACACTCACCTAGGTCACAGGCAATGTGAGGCTTCATTAGTGCATTAGTGTTTTGCACTTCTTTAGCATCTTTCACCAGATGATGTAAGAGTGAGCAAGGGAGGAAGTgcatattcccccccccccccccaaatctggtGAAAGATGCTAAAGAAGTGCAAAACAATAAAGCACTTTTAGTAATTAAGTGTGCATAGGAACCCACCACAATATGTACTATAAGCACTATTATAATTaaaaggaacaaacaaacaagtaaacTTTAATAGGAAGGTACCCTGTCTGACAACCAAAATAGGCTGGTAGTTCAGCCTATTAACCACTTCACCCTTGCTATGAATTACAGGTGAATACATGgaaaggacagcagcagcagcatgtattCTTTTGATCACTAAACTGGAACTGCTCCCAGGTAAGTCCATGGTCAAAGTGCATTTGGGTGGACACAGTTAACGGTTTAAACCATTAATTcagctgaaaaatattttcttatttctttagaTTAGTCATACATTTCAGCCTGAATACAACTGGTACAGAGTTTCTTTTGCATTAGCACTTTCAATATTGATCACTAACAAAACAAGATGAACAGCTGTTTGCAGTGGATTACTACAGTTCAGTTACAACAGCACTGTTTCTTCCAGGTTCAGAACAAGCTCAAAACAAAGTTACTTGTCAGTTTTCATAGTTCCTTCTACTCACTAGTATTTTGCACTTTGTTTTTATAAGTGATTCTGAAATTTGTTTACCACTTGGTTTGTTCTCTTTCTAACAAGAAAAGTATTCTCTTAATAGGCAGTTAAATGAGACTATTGCTACTAAGGGGACAAAAATTTCAGTGGGAAGATGCTACATTCTACCCCAGAGTTAAAAGCTGTAGCATACCTTTGCAAACATTCATTCTACAGTATCTTACTGAAATCAAGCAGTGATGAGAGACAGGACTTTACATTTTTGTAGTCAGCCCAGGCTCTTCTCACTTGAGCAACACTGCAGAGCTATGCTGACAGATGGAGTTGTCTGTCAGCTCAAGGGGTTTCTGGCAATTTAACTGTATCCCCATTCCAAATGACATAATCCTGCTTCTGATGCCTCTGCATTCAAAGGTTAGCCATAATTAAGCCAACaatttaagagattttttttcttttcctctgataCATGGTTGACTGGGGGTGGAGGCAAGGTGTGCAAGCAACTGCATTTGGATAACGCTATGCCTGAGGATGCTTCctagctcctctctctctctccattgttttaaaaaactgaaaaaaaattaaaccttgaAGTCTTGCCTACTTCAGGAATAGTTCTGTTTGACAAGTCTAAAAAAGCTTTAAACAAACATAAATCCAAATCTGCAGTGCAGGATGCCTGTATTCCAAATTTACAAATGCACTGCCTAAGAATGGAAGTCATCAGCGTAGGTTGTTTGTTTCCAGTAAGTGAAGGCAAATGGCATAATCACTTATTTGCTTTCAGTGCATTGTGCTGGCACTCCTGGCAAGTAGTTTACATCTCAAGAAGACAGCCTGGCTGCTCATTTTGTAAAAGATGCAAAAGATTCAGGTTCATGTCAGTCTGTTTACCACCAATGCAGAAATAAAGCAATTTATTTTTGATATAGTTAAAATAATCATTAGTGCAATAAgtctttaaaatggaaaatatttacaAGTTCACACTGATAAGTTAAAAGCAACAAAGAACAAGAGACTGAGGTAATTTTAatgtatgtaaaataaaaataaggcaaAAGTAAATTCCACCACTCTTGGTCCAAACTAACCAAACCTAAAAATTAAACGattgtctatatatatatatctgttaaAAAGTACACCTTGTTTCCAGACAAGCTCTTAAACTCAGACGTTTCACAgctaaagaaaaggaaagaaaaaaaaaagttacagaatTGTTCTTTTCTTAATTGACATTTACCTATTCTCAGAATGCTGATAAGTTTCCATTTCTCCTGGAAGACACATTTTCACTGGATTGTATTTCACTTACACAGGTTGAACTTTCTTCATCATGATTAAAGCGTTCATAAGTGTTTGGCAAAGTGCCATTCACTGCTCTCTCATCTTTCCGTAAGGAGACAGGCAGATTTGCTAGAGTAAAACTGACATCTTTAAAGGCATGCAATAAAAAGATCCCCACAATTATAGTGAGGAAGCCACTGAAAGTGCCAATAATGTCATCAGCAGCCATATGTTGCCACTCCTTAAAAAGGATAGCAGAGCAAGTTAGAACAGATGTTGTAAAGAATACATAATATATTGGAGTCACTATGGAAGTGTTGAATATATCCAGAGCCCTATTTAAATAGTTGATTTGTGTGCTCACACAGACTATGAGGCCTAGCAGCAGAATCCAGGACAAAGGATGTTTCAGCACTGGCTTTCCTGCAAAAAGTTCCTTGATGGCAATGCCCAAGCCTTTTACACAGGAGACTGACAATGCTCCAATTACAGAACAGATTGTTATGTACACAAGAATGTTGGTCTGTCCATGGCGAGGTCCTACCACAAATATCAATATTAGGGACACAATGACGACAAGTGTTGCAAAGACCACAAaacctgcagggggaagggaggaatagcggggaaaagagaggaagaaaaaaaagaagtgtcaTTTGCTTTTATATACTAGCAAGATCATTGTATAGGTACCAAGAAATAGAGCACATTTTAATGGAGGTAAAAGGAAGAGTCAAGGGCTAGCAAACTGTCATTACAGCATTACACCTCCAACTTATGTcttggtttttggggggtttttttcctatcATTCCTCCAaagagagaggctggagcaagTCTAAGGCTGGGAACAGACAATGCTTCCTGCTGGGGCTGTTGTCCCACAGGGTCACACTCCAGCTGCTCTCCCAGGgattcaggggcctgatcaatCACACAGGAAAATGGCCCGCCCCTTGTAGCTGCTGCCCCAGTGTCCAGGCTTGCACCTGCAAGCTTAGGGAGGGGAACATTCCTCTGGATATTTCCTGCTTCCATGCTTGCAGAGGCATACTCTGGGAATTCCTCTGGAAGGGACTCCCCCACCACAAGTGTGGTACTCCCCTGCTTGAACTTGGGGCATGCGTCTGCAAAACAGGGAACCTCTGCTTGCAGACAGGAGTCCCATGTCAGGTGAAGCACCCAGGGCCCTTgtcttgcaggatcaggcccttgaagCCTCAAGAGCTCCTGCTCATTGCTGCCTACATTTTTCTGCCATAGGTGAAAAAATGTGAGCTGCAAAAAGATTGTCATGTGACAAAGGGCTAACATCTCTGTTCACTTGggttttgtgctgccataaacagTTTATGGCAGCACAGTCTGTGTCTATTTGCAGCCTTAATGATAACAGCAATGGAGctggcaaaaataaaaaccacaatGTGAGATTCTAGGCAGACAAGCTCCATCACTTCTTCCTTCCAAACCAGCACCTGAAATGGATACAGTGTTAGACTACCAGGCCAGAAGATTCAGGGGTGCCTGTACACTGTTTATCGTTTTGTTTCTACAGAGGTGCTACCTCTGAGAGCAACCCTCTCAGAGAAGCCAATAAGTCACCTTGCTGAGTGGCCCCCAACCTAGTTCTTCaattctgtgcctcagcttccatATCTGTAAAAAGGAGACTTCTACCTTCTTTGTAAAAAGCTTTATGCACAATTGGAAAGACAAGTCTCTTATTACTATTATAGCCAACAATGCAATTGAGAgtgtacattttcatttttaatgactCAATAAAAAGGTTAACACTTTCAATCACACACCTCTTCAGTTAATTTTACTTTGTAAAATAGGTTAGAAAAAGGAAAATGGCTAACTGCTAGTCACCAGACAAAATACATGCGAGACCTCTGTAGGTAGTCAGTCACCTATTTGggcaaaacaaagaaaacactCCTAGCAAGCTGCAGATAGGGGAAGTCACAGAACTCAACCCCCTGACAATTTACAGATTTACAGAAGAGGTGCCTTGCTTGTGCTAGAAACCTGCAACAGCTGCAGTTATAAATGAATAAGCAGCTTAAGTATTAGTTGGTTACAGCTGAACTTGACAGTCTCTCACCTGGATCACCAAGTTTTTGGGACATTTCCTGCAAAGTTTCTACCTCCTCTTCTTGCGGAGCATGAATCACCATCACAGTTGATCCCAGTATACTTAGTAAACACCCAATCTTTCCATGGAGGTtaagtttttcatttaaaaagtaagATGAAAGAATGGCACTGAAAGAAACACATACACACTGACAGATTAGGAATCAAACAATATTCCATTTATTTGCACAAGTTTGTAGCTGGCCACAAAAAAACAGAAGTATCACACATTGAAGAAACTAATGTTTAAGTATGCTTTTAAGTAAGAAGAGCTGACTTTCTTCATG
This genomic window contains:
- the NIPA2 gene encoding magnesium transporter NIPA2, producing MSQSRGKYDFYIGLVLAMSSSIFIGGSFILKKKGLLRLAKKGSMRAGQGGHAYLKEWLWWAGLLSMGAGEVANFAAYAFAPATLVTPLGALSVLVSAILSSYFLNEKLNLHGKIGCLLSILGSTVMVIHAPQEEEVETLQEMSQKLGDPGFVVFATLVVIVSLILIFVVGPRHGQTNILVYITICSVIGALSVSCVKGLGIAIKELFAGKPVLKHPLSWILLLGLIVCVSTQINYLNRALDIFNTSIVTPIYYVFFTTSVLTCSAILFKEWQHMAADDIIGTFSGFLTIIVGIFLLHAFKDVSFTLANLPVSLRKDERAVNGTLPNTYERFNHDEESSTCVSEIQSSENVSSRRNGNLSAF